In the genome of Streptomyces fagopyri, the window GACGGCCGCGATCAGGTCCTCGAAGCGCCAGCTGAGCGGCGGCGTGAGCCCGTCCGTGGTCACCTTGAGGCCGTTGTCGAGGGTCTGCCGGATCGCGTTCGAGGTCACATCGCCCCCGAGCGCCTCCACGACCTTCTTGAACACGTTGTAGGCGATCCAGGTGGTCTGCACCCCGGCGTCCGCGGGATCGATCCGGTTGTCGCCGAAGGCCTGCTCCTTGATGACCTTGCGCATCGGGTCCCAGAGGGGGTCACTGGCCACCGGGTACCAGCCGGTGACGTAGGCGCCCTCGTACGGGCCCGACTTCCCGCCGCTGGCGTCGATCCGTGACTGGTCGATGCTGCCGAGCACCGTTCCGGTCCCCACCTTCCGGTAGTCCGTGCGGCTGCGCCGGAAGGAGTCCATGAAGGTGTCCGTGCGGTCCCCGAGCGCGGTCACCACGCACCCGGTGCTCTGCGGGTTCGCGGTCGCGCGGTCGAGAGCCTGCTTGGCCTGCCCGGCGTACTCGGTCGCGTCCTCGGCGGCCCGCTGGTCGGCGGCGGCCGGGTGGTGCTCCCTCTTCAGACCCGCGTCGAGCAGCACCGGGAGCTGGTCGCCCGCGACGGTGTCGGGACGGATCAGCGACACCGGGCCGCACTTCTTGCCGAGCTGTTCCCCGAGACCGGCCAGCAGCGCGGGCGCGCCGCCGTTGACCGGGTAGGAGAGGGGGCTCGTGAACTCGTCGTCGGTGACGCCGTAGCCGCCGATGTACGGGATGCCGGCGGCCTCCAGCGGAGCCAGGAACGAGCGGCCGTGCTGGCTGTACGAGCCGACGACGGCGACCACGTTCTCCTTGGCCGCGCGCCGTGCGCACTGCGCGGCACCCACGGTGTCGTTGTGGTCGTTGCAGGTCAGGACGTCGAGCTTGTGGCCCTTGATGCCGCCGTGGGCGTTCACCCAGCGGGCGTAGGCCTGGGCCATGGCGGGCATGCCGGGCTTGTTGGTCGCGGCGGTGTCCTGGGGGGCCCAGGTCATCACCTTGATGGTGTCGTCCCCGGAACCCCCCATGACACCGGGCACGACACCGCAGCCGACGGCGACCGACGCGCACGCGGCCAGCGCGGCGGCGGACAGCAGTCTGGTCCTGGCGGGTCGGGGGTGAACGGGTGAGGTGGTGCGGGTACGTCGCCTGCCGGTCATGGACACGCACGATTCCCCCACATCACAAACCCATGTGTGACCCGTGGTCAACAGGGGGTGACATAGAGGTGAATTAGAGGGGTGGATGATCTGCTTTTCGCGGGGAACGTACGATCGGTGACCGTGCAAGGTTCGGAGAACTCTTCCCGTCGCGGCCGTCGCTCCCCCACCATGGGCGGCATGCCACTGAACGACATGCCCTGGTGGCGCTGGCGCAGCAATGTGCGCTCCGCGCTGCACATGCTCTCCGACCCCGCCTTCCAGCGTGACGTCTGGCTCGCCGGCGTCGACGGATACGGGGACGTCACCGACGCCGTGTACCGGCTGGTGGAGGACACCTGGCTGGACAACTGGTCCGCCGAGAAGTACGTCGGCACGATCTTCCGGGACTCCCAGGAGGCGGCCCTCGTCGACACCGCGGTGCTCCGCGTCCTGCGGATCGTGCACCAGGTCGGACCGGACGCTCCCGTCTCCGCGTACGTCGACCACGCCGCCTGGCCGGAGGCGGTGCGGGCGGCGCGTGACGCGCATGTGCGGCTGGCCGCGAGCGACGGCGAGGACCCCGACGTCCCGCCGCGTACGCTGGAGCTGCTGCGGATCATGACGCGCTCGGCGTAGCCCCGGCGCGGGCGTCCGGGTGGCGGGACGGTCGTCCGTCGCGGAGGCCCCGTATGGGACCCTGTGCCGCATGAACGAGCAGTCCGTGCGCGCCGCCGAACCCGCCGCCGAGCCCGCCGAGCAGTACGTCCTGACCCTCTTCTGCCCGGACAAGAAGGGGATCGTGCACGCCGTGTCGAGCTACCTCTTCATGACCGGCTGCAACATCGAGGACAGTCAGCAGTTCGGCGACCACGACACGGGCCTGTTCTTCATGCGCGTCCACTTCTCGGCGGAGTCGCCGGTGACCGTGGACAAGCTGCGGGCGACCTTCGCGGCCATCGGCGACTCCTTCCACATGGACTGGCAGATCAACCGGGCCGAGGACAAGATGCGCATCGTCCTCATGGTCAGCAGGTTCGGCCACTGCCTGAACGACCTGCTGTTCCGGGCGCGGACCGGGGCGCTGCCCGTCGAGATCGCGGCTGTGGTGTCCAACCACACGGACTTTGCCGAGCTTGTGGACTCGTACAACATCCCGTTCCGTCATATTCCGGTGACCAGGGACACCAAGGCGCAGGCCGAGGCGGAGCTGTTGGAACTGGTCAGGGCCGAGGACGTCGAACTGGTCGTCCTGGCCCGCTACATGCAGGTGCTCTCCGACGACCTGTGCAAGCAGCTGAGCGGCCGGATCATCAACATCCACCACTCCTTCCTGCCGAGCTTCAAGGGCGCCAAGCCGTACCACCAGGCGCACGCCAGGGGCGTCAAGCTCATCGGGGCCACCGCGCACTACGTCACCGCGGACCTCGACGAGGGCCCGATCATCGAGCAGGAGGTCGAGCGGGTCGCCCACGGCGTGACGCCCGACCAGCTCGTCGCTCTGGGCCGGGACGTGGAGTGCCGGGCGCTGGCGCGTGCGGTGAAGTGGCACGCGGAACGCCGCATCCTCCTGAACGGCCGCCGCACGGTCATCTTCGCGTAGCCCGGCTCGCCCGTGCCCGGGGGTGCGGGCGTGCGCCGGGAGGCCGGCGCCGGGGTCATGTCCTCCAGCCCGTCCGGCGTGTGAGGACGGGCCCTTCGGGCAACGGCGGGGGTCCAGGGGGGCGGCAGCCTTTTGGCGGAGCCCCCGGGCGGCGGACGGGCCGCAGGGGCGGCGGGGGACGGGAGACGCCCCCCGCCCACCTACATACGGCTCAACGCCGCCGCGGCGAACAGCACATCCCTGATCGCCTCCCGGTCGCCGACCTGCCCCGCCGCGGCCTCCTCCGGCGACACGTGCCCGGCGGCCAGCCGGCAGAACTCCACTCCGTCCAGGGCGACATGGGCGACCTCGCGTTCGGCGGACGCCACCGCGGCCGGTGAGTCGAGCGGAATCAGCCACTCCCCGCCCCCGGCCCCTTCGATCTCCAGCCGGAGACTGCGGCCGGGTGCCCCCGCCGCGACCAGATGACGCCCCGCCGGAGCCGCCCGTCCCGCCCGTCGCCGCTCGTCCAGCGACACCGGCAGCATCCGCGCCGCGAGATCGATCATCCGGTGCAGATGGCGCGGCGCCGGCGGCTCGTACGGATAGTCCACCGCGTCCGCGATGTCCCCGGCGTGCACCCAGCACTCGAAGGCCCGGTCCAGCATCGAGTCCCGGAGCGGCAGCGCGAAGCCGCCGTAGGACACGGCGAGCCGCCCTGAGCCGCCGCCCGCGAACGCCACCGTCCGCACGAGATGGTGGCTCTGCTCCCGCCAGGGCGCGCGCACGGCCCGGGTGGGCGGGAAGTGCGAGGCACGCCAGTAGGCCTCGGTGCGCCCGGTGGGCGTCGTGGCCTCCGGCGCGGGTTGCTCCGTCCCCGGCGGGACCCCGGTCGCGGCGGCCGCGTCGGCCTCGGCCCGTACCCGCTCGGCGGCCCCGCCGAGCGGGTCGTCCAGGCCCAGCGCGACCCCGACCAGACCGTCCACGCTGAGCAGGTGCGCGATCACCCCGGCGACCGTCGTCCGGCGGCTCACGGGCCCGTCGTCCTCGAACCAGCGCAGACGGACCGGCGCATGCCACTCCGCGTCCGCTATGTCCTGCAGCAACGCGTCGAGCCGCGCGGTCTCCGCGTCGTAGGGCGCCGCCCACTCGGGTACCGGGATGCGCGGCGGACGCCGGTCGAGACAGCTCTCCAGGACCCGGGTGCGCAGCGCCGGGTCGAGGTCGAGGCTCTCCGGCCGGTGCAGCAGCCCGACCGCCCCGCGCAGCCGCAGCGCCTCGTCGGCGCAGGCACCGCATTCCCCGAGGTGCTCCTCGACCGCGGCGGTCTCCTCCCCCGAGCACGCGGCCAGTGCCCACGCGCCGAGCAGTGACTTCAGCACCCGGTGCTCCAGGGCGAGCGTCGCGGGCACGGGCACGGGCACGGGTACGGGTACGGGCAGCGGCAGTCCGCCGTCCTCGACGGACGTACGCGGCGGCGGTACGCGCGAGGGCCGGCCGATGGCCACGGAACCGTCCGGGCCGCCGCGGTCCCCGTCACTCCCGGCACCCCCGCCACCGGCGCCGAGGCCTTCGCCGACATCGCCGACATCGCTGTCACCGCCTTCGGAACCAGCGGGACCACGGCCCTTCCCCTCGTACGACGTCTCGCGTTCCGCTTCCCGCTCCCCGGGCTCCTTGTCCTCGCGCTCCACGTGCTCCTGGGACTCCACGTGCTCCACGTGCTCCTCGGGCTCCACGTGATCCACGTGCTCCTGGGTCCCTTCGCCGCCCCCGTGCTCGTCGAAGACGCCGGGCCGGTCCGCTCCTTCCGTCACCGCGCACCCCCGAACCCGGGCGGCGCGCCGGAGGGACCGGCGTCGTGGGCGGTGGACAGCAGCTGGAGGCCGAGCCGGAGCCGGCGCCGGGCCTCGTCCTCGGTGACGCCGAGGTCGGCGGCGGCCTGGCGGTAGTCGCGGCGCTGGAAGTACGCCAGCTCCAGCGCGGCCCGCAGCGGGGTGGGCATGGACGTGACGATGTAGTCAGCGCGGGCGGCGACGGACGCACTGCGCACCTTGCTCTCCAGCTCCTCGGTGGTGCCCCCGCCCGCCAGGGCGAGCGCGGCGGTCTCGGTCGCGCGCAGTCGCTGCACGGCGAGCCGATGGGTCAGTGTGGCGACCCAGGTGCGCAGCGGACCCTGCTTCGGGTCGTACGACTCGGGGTTCTCCCAGACGTGGACGAACACCTCGCGGGTGATCCCGTCGGCGGCCCGCTCGTCGCCGAGCACGCGGTGCGCGAGGCCGTGCACCAGCGAGGCGAACCGGTCGTAGAGCTCACCGAGCGCCGCCGCCTCCCCGCGCGCGAGCCGCTGCTGCATCTTGCGGTCCCAGCGGGGCGGTGCGTCCTTCGCCGCCATACGGCCCCCTCACCCCTGCTCGTGCCCGGTCGGTCTGTCCGTGTCCAGCCTGTGCGCATCGCTGTCTCGAATGTAGTCGGCACGTAGGACAGCGCACGCCCCTTTACGCCAACGTGCGCCCCTGGGCGGGCCGGGAATGGTAAAAGCCCCTCACTCGCCCCGCACATCCGATCGAATGGGACCGTACGTGACCGACATGCGACCGAAACAGTTCGCTCGTCCAGCAATTTCGACCGTAGACCGACGTTTCATCGATCGCGGTCCGGTGTTTCATGGAACGACGGTTGGGCAGCCGCGCTGAAAGGAAGCGTAGGAACTGCTTCCGTTTCCTGGTGGGCGAGGCGAGCGAGAGGCGACGCGGTGACGCTCAAGGTGACCGACGGCGAACTGGGCGGATGGGCCGTGCTCCGGGTGTCGGGCGAGATGGATCTCGCGACGTCACCGGTGCTGCGCCAGCGGGTGCACGACGCGGTGGCGGAAGGCCGCCGCAGCCTGGTCCTCGACCTCTCCGAAGTGCTCTTCTGCGACTCCAGCGGTGTCGGCGTCCTGATCGCCACCCGCCGGCTGGTCCGCTCCTGCCAGGGCCGGCTGCGGCTGATCCTGCCGGCCCAGGGCGCCGCCGACGGTTCGCACGTCAACCGGGTCCTCGCGGCCCTCGGCGTCCGCCGTCTCTTCGACGTCTACCCGGACGCCCTCACGGCCGTCGACGAGGAGTCGAGCCCGCTCTCGGCGTGAGGTGCCACCGGCCGCGCCCCCTGTCCGATCGGCTCCGCGGTGCGCCGCGGAGTTGTCCAAGAATTCCTGCGGTCTTGGTACAAGCGTCGTTTTCCGGCTCCCTTCGCCGCCGGGTCGTCGTACGCTCCCTGCCAGATGAACCCGCAGTCCGGCACAGAGTC includes:
- a CDS encoding ABC transporter substrate-binding protein, with the protein product MTGRRRTRTTSPVHPRPARTRLLSAAALAACASVAVGCGVVPGVMGGSGDDTIKVMTWAPQDTAATNKPGMPAMAQAYARWVNAHGGIKGHKLDVLTCNDHNDTVGAAQCARRAAKENVVAVVGSYSQHGRSFLAPLEAAGIPYIGGYGVTDDEFTSPLSYPVNGGAPALLAGLGEQLGKKCGPVSLIRPDTVAGDQLPVLLDAGLKREHHPAAADQRAAEDATEYAGQAKQALDRATANPQSTGCVVTALGDRTDTFMDSFRRSRTDYRKVGTGTVLGSIDQSRIDASGGKSGPYEGAYVTGWYPVASDPLWDPMRKVIKEQAFGDNRIDPADAGVQTTWIAYNVFKKVVEALGGDVTSNAIRQTLDNGLKVTTDGLTPPLSWRFEDLIAAVDFPRLVNANVTFQVVRGGQLVSALDGFQDESKTLESADQH
- a CDS encoding SCO4402 family protein, which produces MTVQGSENSSRRGRRSPTMGGMPLNDMPWWRWRSNVRSALHMLSDPAFQRDVWLAGVDGYGDVTDAVYRLVEDTWLDNWSAEKYVGTIFRDSQEAALVDTAVLRVLRIVHQVGPDAPVSAYVDHAAWPEAVRAARDAHVRLAASDGEDPDVPPRTLELLRIMTRSA
- the purU gene encoding formyltetrahydrofolate deformylase; the protein is MNEQSVRAAEPAAEPAEQYVLTLFCPDKKGIVHAVSSYLFMTGCNIEDSQQFGDHDTGLFFMRVHFSAESPVTVDKLRATFAAIGDSFHMDWQINRAEDKMRIVLMVSRFGHCLNDLLFRARTGALPVEIAAVVSNHTDFAELVDSYNIPFRHIPVTRDTKAQAEAELLELVRAEDVELVVLARYMQVLSDDLCKQLSGRIINIHHSFLPSFKGAKPYHQAHARGVKLIGATAHYVTADLDEGPIIEQEVERVAHGVTPDQLVALGRDVECRALARAVKWHAERRILLNGRRTVIFA
- a CDS encoding zf-HC2 domain-containing protein, which translates into the protein MEPEEHVEHVESQEHVEREDKEPGEREAERETSYEGKGRGPAGSEGGDSDVGDVGEGLGAGGGGAGSDGDRGGPDGSVAIGRPSRVPPPRTSVEDGGLPLPVPVPVPVPVPATLALEHRVLKSLLGAWALAACSGEETAAVEEHLGECGACADEALRLRGAVGLLHRPESLDLDPALRTRVLESCLDRRPPRIPVPEWAAPYDAETARLDALLQDIADAEWHAPVRLRWFEDDGPVSRRTTVAGVIAHLLSVDGLVGVALGLDDPLGGAAERVRAEADAAAATGVPPGTEQPAPEATTPTGRTEAYWRASHFPPTRAVRAPWREQSHHLVRTVAFAGGGSGRLAVSYGGFALPLRDSMLDRAFECWVHAGDIADAVDYPYEPPAPRHLHRMIDLAARMLPVSLDERRRAGRAAPAGRHLVAAGAPGRSLRLEIEGAGGGEWLIPLDSPAAVASAEREVAHVALDGVEFCRLAAGHVSPEEAAAGQVGDREAIRDVLFAAAALSRM
- a CDS encoding sigma-70 family RNA polymerase sigma factor is translated as MAAKDAPPRWDRKMQQRLARGEAAALGELYDRFASLVHGLAHRVLGDERAADGITREVFVHVWENPESYDPKQGPLRTWVATLTHRLAVQRLRATETAALALAGGGTTEELESKVRSASVAARADYIVTSMPTPLRAALELAYFQRRDYRQAAADLGVTEDEARRRLRLGLQLLSTAHDAGPSGAPPGFGGAR
- a CDS encoding STAS domain-containing protein; this translates as MTLKVTDGELGGWAVLRVSGEMDLATSPVLRQRVHDAVAEGRRSLVLDLSEVLFCDSSGVGVLIATRRLVRSCQGRLRLILPAQGAADGSHVNRVLAALGVRRLFDVYPDALTAVDEESSPLSA